One region of Parerythrobacter jejuensis genomic DNA includes:
- a CDS encoding adenylate kinase, producing MNIILLGPPGAGKGTQAHNLVEGHGMRQLSTGDMLRAAVKAGTPVGLKAKAIMDRGELVSDEVVSELIDAELTAMGADVGAIFDGYPRTEAQAHQLDTILARHDRTLDRVIELEVDEEALVDRITGRYTCANCGSGYHDRHKLPAKEGVCDTCGSTEFKRRPDDTEETVRTRMQEYRAKTAPILPIYEERGIVARVDGMAAIGDVTASIEALLA from the coding sequence GTGAACATCATTCTGTTGGGCCCTCCGGGGGCGGGTAAGGGCACGCAGGCCCACAATCTTGTCGAAGGTCACGGGATGCGTCAGCTCTCGACCGGCGACATGCTGCGCGCAGCGGTGAAGGCCGGAACACCTGTTGGCCTGAAGGCCAAGGCGATCATGGATCGTGGTGAGCTGGTCTCCGACGAAGTCGTATCCGAACTGATCGATGCGGAGCTTACCGCTATGGGCGCAGACGTCGGCGCCATTTTCGATGGCTATCCGCGGACCGAAGCGCAGGCGCACCAGCTCGACACCATTCTTGCCAGGCACGATCGCACGCTTGACCGGGTAATCGAACTGGAAGTCGATGAAGAGGCCCTGGTTGATCGCATCACCGGCCGCTATACCTGCGCCAATTGCGGGTCAGGTTACCACGATCGCCACAAGCTTCCGGCCAAGGAAGGCGTGTGTGACACGTGCGGATCAACCGAGTTCAAGCGCCGTCCTGACGATACCGAGGAAACCGTGCGCACCCGGATGCAGGAATATCGGGCCAAGACGGCGCCGATCCTGCCGATTTACGAAGAGCGCGGGATTGTTGCCCGCGTCGATGGCATGGCGGCAATCGGCGACGTGACCGCTTCGATCGAAGCCTTGCTCGCCTGA